CCGCCGAGTTCACTTGTTACGGTAGAAACACGCACTCCTCTTTGTCCAACAAGTGAACCAACAGGATCAATGTGATCATCGTGCGTTACTACGGCAATCTTAGAGCGAGAACCAGCTTCACGTGCAACTTCTTTTATTTCTATTGTTCCATTTGCAAGTTCTGGAGACTCAAGTTCGAATAAACGTACTAAGAACTGCGGGTGGGAACGTGACAACTTTAAGAATGTCCCGCGAGGGCTTTCATCTACTTTGTATAAAAGAGCGCGAATCCGCTCACCTTGACGGTATCGCTCACCGGGGATTTGTTCTTCGTACGGTAAGATGCCAGTTGCGCGCCCGAGGTCTACATAGAGGTTTCCACGTTCAAATCGTTGTACGTGTCCTGAAACTACCTGACCTTCATGTTCACCAAACTCTTCTATAATAGATACTTTTTCAGCTTCACGAATCTTCTGCATAATGACCTGCTTAGCTGTTTGTGCTGCAATGCGGCCAAAGTCTTCTTGTGCTTCAAGAGGGAAATCTACTTCGTCATCAAGTTCAACTCCTTTCTTAATGAGGCGAGCATCTTCAATCATGATGTGATGTTCTGGATTGAAACGAGTTCGGTCGTCGTCTGCCGCCACTTCTTCTGGCTCTTCTCCCTCCACATCTTCTGGGCGAACAAGCGTTTCGTCTACGACGATCTTTATCTGCTTAAATTCCACATCTCCAACTTCAGTGTTGAATGCAGCACGAATAATCTGACCACGTTTTCCGTACTCTTTTTTATATGCCGCCGCAAGAGCCATCTCGATAGCGCTAATGACCTTCTCGCGTGGAATGCCTCGGTCTTCTTCTAGCTCACCAAGGACTGAATTAATTACTTTTAAATCAAATAAACTCATAGTTTTTTAGGTTACCACACTGATTTTTGTAAAAAGAAAGACCGGCACAAGCCGGACTATTCATAAACAGTATGTGCTACGCAGTATACCTACTGCTTGTAATCAAGTCAATACTACTGAGGTCTTGCATAAAGGTGCTTCTACACAGTAAAAAAGGGCTTTAAATGCGGCATTTGGTATACTTACATACAAGAGGGTGCAGTAAGCACTCGTGTTATCACATGTACATTAATGACGAACAACTTCGTGAATTTTTAAGCGACTCAGGACTTGTTTCGCAGAAAAAATTCGATAACGCTGTAAAAACAGCGACAGAAAAAAGCATTACGGTGAGTGAAGTGTTGGTTTCAGAAGGAGAGATTTCTGAAGACGATTTGCGACGCTCGCACGCGTACGTACTTGGTATTCCTTTTGTTAATTTGTCTGATTCAAAACCAGATCTTAATACTCTGGCTCTTATTCCAGAACCTATTGCGCGACGTAATAATATTGTTGCGTTTAGGCAAGAAGAGAACAATTTGGAAGTTGCCATGCTTGATACGGATGATTTGGCAGCGATTGATTTCGTAAAGAAGAAGACGCAGCTTAAGATTCTGCCGCGACTTACTGACGCTGCATCAATTAAACAGATGCTTCGCTTGTACCAAAAGACACTTCGCGACGAATTGGGAGATGTAATTACGCGTGAATCACAAACGCTTGAAAAGTTTGGAAAATTACAACCAGAGAACGAAAAGGATTTACGAAAACTTGCAGAAGGAGTTCCTGCTGTACGAGTGCTTGATTCATTACTGCGCCACGCAATTGTACAAAATGCATCTGACATACATATAGAGCCACAAGAAGACGCGCTGTTAGTTCGCTATCGTATTGATGGAATTTTGCATGACGCTATGTCACTGCCAAGTAGTGCCACTGCTTCGATTACTGCACGTGTAAAAATTTTGGCCAACTTACGGTTGGATGAAAAAAGACTCCCTCAAGATGGGCGGTTCAGAATGGAGACAGATGGCGATAGGGTGTCATTCCGTGTTTCAGTGCTACCGACGTATCATGGAGAAAAAACAGTTATGCGATTGTTGCGCGAAGACGTTTCTGGATTCACATTAGAATCTCTTGGCTTTCATGGTGAGGGGCTTGAACGCTCACATGATGCTACTAGAAAGAAAACTGGGTTGATTCTTGTTACAGGCCCAACCGGTTCTGGTAAGTCAACAACTCTCTATACTATGTTGGATATTTTAAATACTGCAGACGTCAATATTTCAACAGTTGAAGATCCGATTGAGTATCAGATGAAGCGCATAAACCAAACACAAGTTCGACCAGACATTGGATTCACATTCTCTACAGGGCTTCGGTCACTCGTCCGGCAAGACCCTGATATTATTATGGTTGGTGAAATTCGAGACCGCGAAACTGCGGCGTTAGCCATTAATGCAGCACTTACTGGCCACCTTGTGCTTTCAACGCTTCACACCAATTCAGCAGCTGGCGCAGTGCCACGTCTTATTGATATGGGGGTAGAGCCTTTTTTACTTGCATCAACATTGCAAGTAGTTATTGGCCAACGACTTGTTCGTACACTGTGTAACGATAGAGAAGAATACAAACTATCCGCCGCCGAAATTAGGGGTCTGGAAGAGATGGCCGACTTAGGGGCCGTACTGAAGGCATTAAAAGAAGAAGACATTGTTTCCCAAAAAAGTACATTTAAAAATGTTTCTCTTTCAAAAGAAAAGCCAACAAAAGAATGTGAGACGGGTTACAGTGGACGAAAGGGAATTCAAGAAGTACTGCCGGTGACAGAAGGAATTAAAAAAATGATTCTTTCAGGGTCTTCAGCTGATGCTATTGAAGATCAGGCACGAAAAGAGGGGATGCTTACCATGCTTGAGGATGGTATTTACAAAAGCGCATCAGGAACGACGAGTCTTGCCGAAGTACTTCGTGTGGTAAGTGAATAATATATGAAGTTCACCTACAAAGCAGAACGAGATGGGGAGACGTACACTGACACTATTGAAGCAACTGATAGGTTTGAGGTGTATAGACATGTGAGAGCAGAGGGGGGAACGGTGATTTCGGTTACCTCGGAAGCACAAAACAACTGGAGTCTTACGTATTGGAATTCTAAATTTTCGACAGTAAAAGAGCACGACAAAATTGTGTTCGCATCAAACCTTGCAGCCATGATTTCAGCCGGACTTCCGATATCGCGTGCGCTTTCAGTTGCAGAGAGACAGGCAAAAAACCCCAAACTAAAAAGCGTTATCTTGCATGTGCGTGGGGATATTCAAAAGGGCGGCACGTTTCATGAGGCGCTTGGTAGATTTCCTAATATATTTTCTAAATTATTTGTCGCAATGGTTCGCGCAGGTGAAGAGTCAGGAACACTCGATGAGGCACTTACGACAGTTGGAAACCAACTTCAACGCTCATACGAACTGAAGAAAAAAATTAAAGGAGCACTTATTTATCCAAGTATTATTGTAGTGGCTATTGTTGGTATTGGTTTTCTGATGATGACTGAAGTAGTACCAACACTTTCGAAGACATTTACAGAATTAGGAGCTGATCTCCCCAAGGCAACGCAGGCGATTATTAATGTGAGTGATTTTTTGGTGAATTACACACTCCTTGTACTACTTGGCGTTTTGGGTTCTGTTGCAGGGGTATATGGAATTTTACGAACAGCTGGTGGTCAGCGTGGCAGAGATAAGATTCTCCTAACGACTCCTTTAATTGGTGAGCTTGTGAAAGAAATTAATGCAGCACGAACTGCACGGACATTTGCTTCGCTCCTAGCGGCTGGGGTAGATATTCTTACTGCACTTCAAATTACTGGCGAAGTTGTACAAAACCACTATCACAAAGATGTGCTTAAAGCAGCAGCAGAAAAAGTTCAAAAGGGAGGGCAGCTTTCGGATACATTTATGAAACGAGAAGATCTCTACCCGCCGCTTATGGGTGAGATGATAGCAGTAGGTGAAGAGACAGGTGCACTTGCTGACATGCTTTTACGTGTAGCTACTTTTTACGAAGGCGAGGTTGAACAAAAAACAAAAAATATGTCGACAATTATTGAACCATTTCTCATGTTAATCATTGGTGTGACTGTCGGGTTCTTCGCAGTTGCGATGATAGGACCTATTTACTCTCTCTCTGAGGCTTTCTAACCCAAAAAATAATATTGATTGGTAACATACTGATGCATCAGTATGTTTGAGTTCTCAGCAACGAGTGTACACGTGTATTCAACAGTACGGTACAATACTAAGTAATGAAGTCGAATGTTCTTTATATACGAGGGGTAGGACTGCTAGAGATTGTAGTAGGAGTATCACTCCTTACCACGGTTTTTGTAGGAATGTTTGGCGTGTTACAGCTCGGAACTCGGCTTGCGACAGATAATAAATCTCGTACCGGAGCACTCGCACTTGCGATTGAGAGAATGGAATACATACGTAGCCTCGATTACGATGATATCGGGACGGTTGGTGGAGACCCTTCAGGTGCCCTCTTGGTGAGTGTACCAATTACACTGAATAACATTGCGTACACACAACGCACGTATATTGTATATGTAGATGATCCCAAAGATGGTTCCGGTGGCTCAGATTCAAATGGTATAACCGATGACTACAAGAGGGTAAAAGTTGAGGTGTCATGGGTGGGTCCAAAAAATAATGTACGAGAGACTACGTTAGTGAGTGATATTTCATCGCTATTAATAGAATCATAGTATGAAATATTACGCATCACAGCGCGGATTTACTTTATTAGAAGCAGTTGTATTACTGGGCGTGTTTGTTTTGATTGTCGGCGCTATTGTTTCTTCACTACGGTATGTCTATCGAGGTCAGCGGTTTGCTTTTGAACAAGCTGATGCGACGCGTTCAGCTCGAACTGGTATTGAACGCGCGGTGCAAGATTTACGCGAAGCATCAGATGCAGACAATGGCGCGTATCCTATTGTATCGATGGCAACAAGCAGCGTTTCTTTCTATAGTGACTACGACAATGACAATAAAATTGAACAGATTCGGTATTTTATAGATGGGACAGATTTCAAAAAAGGAATTATAGAATCTAGTGGAGACCCTCCTGTGTACAATGGGGGAAGTGAGGTGGTGACAACTATTGCAACTGAGGTTCGTAATAATGTAATCGGTACACCTATGTTTACTTACTATGATAAGAGTGGGGTATTTATGAATGACTATACTGATATCGACCAACTGGCTTTTGTGACGCTACGACTTGTTGTTAATCTGCACCCAGAACGCGCGCCTGATGATTTTGAGCTCAGAAGTAGCGCCGCACTCCGTAACATTAGATAATATGAAACATTCTTCACAAAAGGGAATCGTAATTATTTTAGTGCTGGTGTTTGCAGCAGTATTTGGATTGTCAGTTTCTGCTCTCACAAGTTTTATATTTAGCCAGGCGCAATTAGGGGCTGGAAAAGAAGTGCGCGAACAGGCGCTGAATATAGCCGAAGCAGGTCTTGAATACTATCATTGGTTCCTTACTCACAACCCTGGAGATACCCAAGACGGAACTGGAGGCCTCGGGCCGTATGTACACACCTATTCTGATCCAGAAACCGGTGAAATAGGTTCGTTTAGTTTAGATATTGTTGGAAATGAGTCTTGTGGAATACTGCAGTCAATAGACGTCACATCAACTGGCACCGTGAATTCCGACCCCAAATTTACTCGAACTGTTTTTGGGAGACATGCTGCTCCTTCTGTTGCTGAATACTCGTACATTATCGGGGACGACGTATGGGCTGGTGCTGATCGTGAAATTACCGGACCCTATCATTCAAATGGAGGCATACGGATGGATGGGACCAACAACTCAGTGGTAACGAGTGCTGTCTCAACGTGGTCTCAGAGTTTCAACTGCAACGGTGGGAGTGCATCCCCGGGCGTGTGTGGTGACGGGCCAAATTCTACGCTCTGGCGATACCCTGCTTCTGAGTTGAGCTTTAGTGATATAGAGGCTAATTTCTCGAGTATAAAAACAGCAGCAATTGCGGATGGTATTTATCTTGCGCCATACGGCTCAACTGAAACCTACATCTTTAATCCTTACGGAGGTCCAACAGACACTGCGGCTGATGGGTACCACTTGATTTTTAATGCAGATGGAACAGTTGATATATATCAAGTTACCAGCACGACAGGATATTGGGGGTATCTTTCGGGCATTGGGTACACAGCCGATTACCATATTATAAGTGGAGAGTCTTTTATAGAGCGACGTACAGTACCTACAGATTGTTCAGTTATCTTTGTTGAAGATAAAGTATGGATTGAAGGAACAGTAAAAGGAAAAGTAACAGTCATAGCAGCAGATTTGGTGAATTCTGGATATGATCCAGATGTAATTATCTCTGGTGATATTGATTACTCTGTACAAGATGGTTCAGATGGCCTTACTGTCATCAGTGAATTTGGTATCTACCTACCGAGAGACTCCGCTGATACACTTTCAATACACGGTATTTTTGTCGCACAAGGAGATAGATTTGGTCGACCATATTATAGCGGTAGTTTAAAGACGCAATTAACAATAAAAGGATCTATTGTGTCGAGTCAACGAGTAGGAACTTCTTGGTCATCAGGATCTACTATTATTTCAGGTTACCAGAATCGGGATAGCATATATGATCGACTACAGACAACAAACCCGCCTCCATTTACGCCATCGAGGACGCTCATTCCTGAATATATTCTTTGGCAAGAACTGTAGCGTGGTACAATCATTTCTATGAAATCGGTGATTTGTAATTGGAAAATGAATCCTGCAACTTTTGCTGAGGCGAAGAAACTCTTTGATGCAACGAAAACACTTGCAGCTTCTGTAAAGAAAGTAGATATCGTTGTCGCCCCACCTGTTGTTTTCTTACGAGAGCTTGCAAAAGGGTACAGAGGCACTCGTGTGGAATTTGGAGCACAGAATATTTCAACCGAAAGTGAAGGGTCGCATACTGGTGAAACCGCTGCTGCACAAGTACGAGATGCTGGGGCAACGCATGTGATTATAGGTCATGCAGAGCGCCGTGCACTGGGCGAGACTGATGAACAAGTTGGCAAAAAAGTACTCACGGCACTTGAAAATAAAATGGATGCCATAATTGCAGTCGGCGAAAGTGAACGCGACATACATGGGGAGTACGTACAGGTAGTTCGGAATCAAATCGTCACTGCACTACGAGAAATTCCTGCAGCGAGATTTAAAAATGTAACCATAGCATATGAACCTATATGGGCAATTGGGGCGCCAACTGCACCTGACGCAAACGAAGTGCATCAAATGATGTTATTAGTTCGAAAGACGGTACGCGATGCGTTTGGAGATAAAGCACTTAAAGCAGTACGTGTTGTGTACGGAGGGGCGGTAAATGAAGATAATGCTGAGGGCATATTACGTGTTCCAGATCTCGACGGTGTATTAGTGGGTCGGGCAAGCCTTGATCCAGCACGGTTGAAAGTTATAGTACAAGCGGCACAAAGCGCATGAATGTAGAATGGATAGATGAACAGAATGATTTAGCTGGCAAAGTGGTGCTAGTCCGTGCTGGGCTAAATACTCCTATAGAAAAAGGAGTGGTTCGGACTGATTTTCGAATACGAAAAGCTATCCCGACACTACGTTTTCTTAGAGACCAGGGTGCTCGGGTAATTGTAATTGCACACATTGGGCGCGATAAAAACGAAACACTCCAGCCTGTTGCAGATGCGCTTAATGAATATTTTCCAGTAAGGTTTCAAGAAAGAAAAGATCTAGATGTTTCTACATTACAAAATGGTGACATCACGTTGCTTGAAAACCTACGACAAGATAATCGTGAAGTAGCTGGTGATGAAACTCTCGCACAGGAACTCGCAGCGCTTGCTGATGTTTTTGTACAAGATGCATTTTCAGTGTGTCATCGGAACCATGCGAGTATTGTTGGGATACCAAAATACATCAAAAGTTATGGTGGTTTGTTAGTGAGGGAAGAAACTGAGAAATTAGCGAGTGTTCTCCAACCAGAACATCCTGCACTTTTCATTTTAGGAGGTGCGAAGTTTGGGACAAAAGAACCACTCATTCGGAAATTTATGGGAGTCTATGATTCTGTCTTTATCGGTGGTGCACTACAAAACGAGCTACTCGCTGCGCGCGGAATAGAGGTAGGGGCGTCGGTTATCGATGATGGTGAAGTTGCCAAAGATATTTTAGAAAATGAAAAAGTAGCTGATGTGCACGATGTTATTGTTGAGCATGTTGATGGAAGTTCTGAAACGCTTTCAATAAACCAAATAGGTAACGAAGACACGATTGTTGATATAGGAGAGGGCACGATGCAGAATTTTGTTGCAACGTTTAATACATACAAAACTATTGTGTGGAACGGACCACTTGGCTGGTACGAAAAGGGGTACATCAGTGCGACAAAAACATGTGCACAGACACTTGCATTAAGTAGCGCAACGACAGTTGTTGGAGGTGGAGACACCATCGCACTTATTCAAAAAGAAAAGTTAGAAAATGAGTTTGACTTTGTTTCAACAGGAGGTGGGGCAATGTTGGAGTTTTTGCTCAAAGGAACGCTTCCCGGGCTTGAAGTACTGAAATAAGAAACACTCTTTACAGAGAGTCTTTTATTTTTGCTGCGATTTTCTCGGCGATAGTGGTCAATGTTTCGCTACTTGGATTTCCCTCTTTTCCTTCGAGTAATATTTTTGAAGTGATGTCTTCGTGATCTTCTGTTGGTATAAGATGTACGTGTGTATGTGGTACGTCCCATCCTGCGATGACCAGACCCATCTTTTTTGGTTTCAGCGCATTTTCGATTGCTCCAGCAAGAATGTGTGTAGCTTGCATGACATGCATATATACTTCGATCGGGAGTTTTTCAAAATTTGGCTCGTGTACTTTTGGTACAACAAGTAAGTGACCTGGGCGGATTGGATGGATATCCATAAATGCCAATACGGTTTCATTTTCGTACACTTTATACGAGGGCAGTTCATCTCTAACTATTTTACAAAAAATACATTCTTCCATTAGTGCAGTATAATCCAAACACATGACTAAATCCAAAGCATACACAGTACGAAAAAAACCGAGCGAAACAGTACGGAAAGCACTCAAAGAATTTCCAGATTTTGTACAGGAAATTTTGGCAGCTCGGGGTATAAAAACACATAAAGCTGCACAAGATTTTTTTAATCCAAACTACGATGAACAAGTATATGATCCATTCCTTTTGCACGACATGGATGTTGCTGTTACACGGATCATAAAAGCAATCGATAATAACGAACATATTGCTATCTACAGCGATTTTGACGCAGACGGTATTCCCGGTGGTGCGCTGTTACACGACGTATTCAAAAAGATTGGCTACGAGCGTTTCACAAACTATATCCCACACAGAGACACAGAAGGGTATGGTTTTCATAAGGAGGCAGTCGATACTCTCTTAAAGAAGGAAGTATCGCTTATTATAACGGTGGATGTCGGCATTACGAATGGTGAAACGGTTACGCATGCCAATACATTAGGAGTCGATGTTATTGTTACTGACCATCATATTCCTAGTAAAACACTGCCTGATGCAGTTGCTGTTGTGAACCCGCAACGCGAAGATGAAACATACCCATTTCGGTTTTTTTGCGGGACAGGTGTGGCGTTCAAATTAACTCAGGCACTTTTTATTCGGGCGCGAGAGCAAGACAAAGACTGGGTTAAAGATGTTCCGGAAGGGTGGGAAAAATGGTTGCTCGATTTAGTTGCTATCGCGACTGTTGGTGACATGGTTCCGCTTGTCGGTGAAAACAGAACATTGGTGCACTACGGACTGACTGTGTTGCACAAATCACGACGACCAGGAATTACTGCACTATGTCGTAAGTTGGGTATCGGGCAGGCGTACATTACAGAAGATGACATCGGATTTTCTATTGCGCCACGAATTAATGCAGCTTCGAGAATGGGAACTCCTGAATTAGGATTTCGATTGCTTACGACTGTTGATGGTGCAGAAGCCGCAGACGTCGCGCGCGAGTTAGAATCTCTTAACAATAAACGTAAAGGAAGTGTTGCGAGTATTACGAAAGAGTTAAAGAAACGTTTTGAAGAAAATTCAGATGGAGCAGTTCTTGTTGCAGGAAATCCAAATTGGAATCCAGCATTACTTGGGCTTGCTGCTAACTCTCTTGTAGATACGTATGGAAAGACGGCGTGCTTATGGGGACGGGAAGGCACCGGAAGTATCAAAGGGTCATGTCGTGGGAACGGAAACGTAAATGTCGTAGATATGTTTAATCACGCAAGTCATACTCTTGTACAATTTGGCGGACACGAACATGCGGGAGGTTTTTCTGTTGATGCAGACAAAGTGCACATTATGGAGGATGCTTTTAACAGTGCGTACAAGGAACTTTCAAAAGGGGTCAAACTGTTAGTGCCAGAAGCTGATGCTGTTTTGCCGCATGCGTCATTACGCGAAACGCATAAAGTACTTTCACAATTTGCTCCGTTTGGTATGGGGAATTCCAAACCAGTATTTGTATATAAAAGTGCTCTTGTACGTTCGTTGAAACAATTTGGAAAAGAAGAGGCACATATAGAATTACATCTGGCAGCTGATGAATTTGAGAATACTGTTCGAGCGATTGCGTTCTTTAAAAACCCACAATCATTTTCACGAACCCCAGAACAAGATCGTGTCGTTGACGTTCTGTGCACTATAGAGCTCTCACGTTTTGCTGGTCGCGTAAATCTTGAGCTACGCATTGTGGATATTGTGTAAGTACTATCAGTACTAAGTGAGGTACTATAATTCGTATATGAAAAGTTTTTCTAAAAAAGAAGCGTTTGTAGCTGGGTGGGAAAGTTTTAAGGAGCGTCCATTTTTTATCATTGGGTTATTTCTTATTACTACTATCATTTCTATTATTACTGGCCTCATTGCTGACGAAGTTTCAGATGGTGTTATTGGTGCCACAGTAAATGTCGCTGACTTTGCAATACAAACCATTATTGGAATGGGCTCAACCCTGATACTTTTGCGATTATATGACAGAGTTGAAACTGACTATACAGACTTACTAGAGCCGCTTCACTTATTTTGGAAATATCTCGTCGCATCAATTCTTGTATTGTTAGTTGTGGCGTTTGGACTCATTCTCTTTATTGTTCCAGGTATTGTTGCCGGTGTTGCACTTTTGTTTGCATCGTACCTTATTATTGATCGCGATCTTGGACCTGTTGAGGCAATGAAAGAAAGCCTTCGCATCACCAATGGACACCGTTGGAATATCGTACTTTTCTTATTGCTCGCATTGGGACTTAATATTCTCGGGGCACTTTTCTTTGGAGTTGGTTTGCTCGTAACCATTCCTGTTTCAGCACTTGCAATGGTGCATGTGTATCGATGGTTGCTTAACCCGCCAACTGAAATAGGAATTGAAGTTTCACTTTTGGTTAAGATCGTTACCGTTCTTTCTATTACAGTTATCTTTATTGGAACGGCCCTTTTGATTTTTGGGATTGTGGATGGGTTTCTGAACGATTCGGAGTTACGAGATACACAACGTCGTTCAGATTTGTCGCAAATTAAATTAGCATCCGAAATGTACTTTGGTACATACAATACGTTCCCAGAATCAGTAGAAGTATTAGTGCCCGACTTTATGTCTCAAGTTCCTGTTGACCCAATCACAGGTATACCGTACGAATATGTTCTTCGTGAAGGAGGTGCAGATTTTGAAGCATGCACTATTTTAGAAAATGATGAATCTGGAGGGATACATTGTGAATTCGGTTTAGAATTTGGAGCTAATAAATAGCACGCACTTGCGAGTGTAGTGAGACGTTCGACAGTGCAAAGAGCACTGGGTATACTTATCCGCATGGATAAAATCATTTGCTATACAGACGGTGCTTCACGCGGAAACCCAGGACTGGCTTCAGCAGGGGCCGTTATTTTCCAGGGAGAGAAAGTAGTAGCAGAGATTCGTTCACCTCTTGGTGTGCGGACAAATAACTGGGCTGAGTACGAGGCGGTGGTACAAGTATTACAGAAAATTAAAGACTTAGACCTTTCAGACAGAAGTATAGAAATACGAATGGATAGTAAACTTGTTGCCGAACAACTCTCAGGTAATTGGAAGATTAAGAAAGATACGCTCCGTGAGCAATACAACAAAATTCAAGATATTTTACAGAGCGGATTTGGCGACGTTGCATACACTCATGTTCGACGAGAAAAAAACACCTACGCAGACAGATTGGCAAACGAAGCGCTAGATGCGCAGTAAGTATGCATCGATTTCTCCCCGTACTCTTCGGGGCGTTTGCCTTAGGAATTGCAGTCAGATCATTTTATGAATTTGGATTGACTTTCGTAGGGCTCTTTGTTTTGAGTGCTCTTAGCCTATTGTTTGTTTCACGGCGCAGACTCTTCGTGGTATGTGCAATAGCCCTTTTGTTCTTTGCGCTTGGTGTTGGACGTATGCACGTTGCGGTACCGGTTACGATTACGAACATAGAGGTACACACAGAAGACATTGTTGTATTTGAAGGAGTGGTTATAAAAGAACCAGATATTCGAGATACCTACACCAATATAGTTGTCGCACGCACTGATACAAAACAAAAAGTACTTGTACGGATAACTCCATTTGAAGAGGTTCACTACAAAGACGAAGTCGCGATACGAGGAATCCTTGAAGCACCTGAAAATTTTGAGGGCGAAGGAGGCAGGATTTTTAATTACAGAGCGTATTTAGCAAAGGATGCTATTTACAGCATCGCTCCGTTTCCTGAATTTGAAGTACTTACGAGTAATTCAACACCAACAGGTTTACTTCTCACGCTCAAAGGGGCGTACTTAGCATCTCTCAAGAGTGTTCTTCCCGAGCCTTCAGCGGCACTCGCTGGTGGAATTACTGTAGGTGAGAGGCGTTCATTAGGCGATGAGCTCACGCAAGATTTTCGCGATACGGGGCTCATACATATTGTAGTGCTCTCTGGTTACAATATTGCCATTGTGGTGCTGTTCATTGTAGCGATGCTTTCGTTTCTACCGCCCAAGCCGAGACATCTCGTTGCTATAGGTGGTATTTTTGTATTTACTATCCTCGTCGGTGCTTCAGCGACTGTCGTGCGTGCCGCAATAATGGGAAGCATCGCGTCGTTGGGGGTTGTCGCGGGTCGTACCT
This genomic stretch from Candidatus Kaiserbacteria bacterium harbors:
- the nusA gene encoding transcription termination/antitermination protein NusA — encoded protein: MSLFDLKVINSVLGELEEDRGIPREKVISAIEMALAAAYKKEYGKRGQIIRAAFNTEVGDVEFKQIKIVVDETLVRPEDVEGEEPEEVAADDDRTRFNPEHHIMIEDARLIKKGVELDDEVDFPLEAQEDFGRIAAQTAKQVIMQKIREAEKVSIIEEFGEHEGQVVSGHVQRFERGNLYVDLGRATGILPYEEQIPGERYRQGERIRALLYKVDESPRGTFLKLSRSHPQFLVRLFELESPELANGTIEIKEVAREAGSRSKIAVVTHDDHIDPVGSLVGQRGVRVSTVTSELGGEKIDIIEWAEDTREFIERALSPAEILSVEISEEEKRAAVEVTEDQQSLAIGRGGQNVRLAAKLTGWGIDIKSAKGEALAETDEDGEVEIPAPAETKEAVEEVENHKEEAVEEQEEKKEAPEDETEEVNEEADTDTEKEAGKE
- a CDS encoding type II/IV secretion system protein, giving the protein MYINDEQLREFLSDSGLVSQKKFDNAVKTATEKSITVSEVLVSEGEISEDDLRRSHAYVLGIPFVNLSDSKPDLNTLALIPEPIARRNNIVAFRQEENNLEVAMLDTDDLAAIDFVKKKTQLKILPRLTDAASIKQMLRLYQKTLRDELGDVITRESQTLEKFGKLQPENEKDLRKLAEGVPAVRVLDSLLRHAIVQNASDIHIEPQEDALLVRYRIDGILHDAMSLPSSATASITARVKILANLRLDEKRLPQDGRFRMETDGDRVSFRVSVLPTYHGEKTVMRLLREDVSGFTLESLGFHGEGLERSHDATRKKTGLILVTGPTGSGKSTTLYTMLDILNTADVNISTVEDPIEYQMKRINQTQVRPDIGFTFSTGLRSLVRQDPDIIMVGEIRDRETAALAINAALTGHLVLSTLHTNSAAGAVPRLIDMGVEPFLLASTLQVVIGQRLVRTLCNDREEYKLSAAEIRGLEEMADLGAVLKALKEEDIVSQKSTFKNVSLSKEKPTKECETGYSGRKGIQEVLPVTEGIKKMILSGSSADAIEDQARKEGMLTMLEDGIYKSASGTTSLAEVLRVVSE
- a CDS encoding type II secretion system F family protein; amino-acid sequence: MKFTYKAERDGETYTDTIEATDRFEVYRHVRAEGGTVISVTSEAQNNWSLTYWNSKFSTVKEHDKIVFASNLAAMISAGLPISRALSVAERQAKNPKLKSVILHVRGDIQKGGTFHEALGRFPNIFSKLFVAMVRAGEESGTLDEALTTVGNQLQRSYELKKKIKGALIYPSIIVVAIVGIGFLMMTEVVPTLSKTFTELGADLPKATQAIINVSDFLVNYTLLVLLGVLGSVAGVYGILRTAGGQRGRDKILLTTPLIGELVKEINAARTARTFASLLAAGVDILTALQITGEVVQNHYHKDVLKAAAEKVQKGGQLSDTFMKREDLYPPLMGEMIAVGEETGALADMLLRVATFYEGEVEQKTKNMSTIIEPFLMLIIGVTVGFFAVAMIGPIYSLSEAF
- a CDS encoding type II secretion system protein, whose amino-acid sequence is MKYYASQRGFTLLEAVVLLGVFVLIVGAIVSSLRYVYRGQRFAFEQADATRSARTGIERAVQDLREASDADNGAYPIVSMATSSVSFYSDYDNDNKIEQIRYFIDGTDFKKGIIESSGDPPVYNGGSEVVTTIATEVRNNVIGTPMFTYYDKSGVFMNDYTDIDQLAFVTLRLVVNLHPERAPDDFELRSSAALRNIR
- the tpiA gene encoding triose-phosphate isomerase, which encodes MKSVICNWKMNPATFAEAKKLFDATKTLAASVKKVDIVVAPPVVFLRELAKGYRGTRVEFGAQNISTESEGSHTGETAAAQVRDAGATHVIIGHAERRALGETDEQVGKKVLTALENKMDAIIAVGESERDIHGEYVQVVRNQIVTALREIPAARFKNVTIAYEPIWAIGAPTAPDANEVHQMMLLVRKTVRDAFGDKALKAVRVVYGGAVNEDNAEGILRVPDLDGVLVGRASLDPARLKVIVQAAQSA
- the pgk gene encoding phosphoglycerate kinase; its protein translation is MNVEWIDEQNDLAGKVVLVRAGLNTPIEKGVVRTDFRIRKAIPTLRFLRDQGARVIVIAHIGRDKNETLQPVADALNEYFPVRFQERKDLDVSTLQNGDITLLENLRQDNREVAGDETLAQELAALADVFVQDAFSVCHRNHASIVGIPKYIKSYGGLLVREETEKLASVLQPEHPALFILGGAKFGTKEPLIRKFMGVYDSVFIGGALQNELLAARGIEVGASVIDDGEVAKDILENEKVADVHDVIVEHVDGSSETLSINQIGNEDTIVDIGEGTMQNFVATFNTYKTIVWNGPLGWYEKGYISATKTCAQTLALSSATTVVGGGDTIALIQKEKLENEFDFVSTGGGAMLEFLLKGTLPGLEVLK
- a CDS encoding HIT domain-containing protein, with the protein product MEECIFCKIVRDELPSYKVYENETVLAFMDIHPIRPGHLLVVPKVHEPNFEKLPIEVYMHVMQATHILAGAIENALKPKKMGLVIAGWDVPHTHVHLIPTEDHEDITSKILLEGKEGNPSSETLTTIAEKIAAKIKDSL